In the Leptospira saintgironsiae genome, GCTTCAAGAAGGACCAGGGTTATAAATTCAAATGAAATTCAAATTATATTAGAGGATGACAGCTATAAGCAGATTGAAAATATTCGGAATGTGATGCCTGGAGACATAGTAGTATACTATCAAGAGGGCGATGCACAACATTCGGCGATAGTTATTAATGTGGATTTGACAACTGTCCTAACGCAAGTAAAAGTAGTTAGTAAGTGGGGAGAAGGCTCTGAATTTATTCATTTAATTAATGATTGTCCATATGCAAGGGATTCAGATGAAATTAAATATTATAGGGTTCATTCGGTAGAGCATGAGTAGCATATTCTCGGAAAATGTAAGAAAAGAAATTGAGTCATTGAAATTAATTTCAAATACACCTAACTTCTTATTTAAAAGATTGAGGCAAGATGAAGTATTCATAAATGAAATTACTTATCTTTCAGTGGAGGAAATTTTGCTAAAAGTAGAAAGAGCCGTTATTGATCAGATTGATTTATATGGACTTGTTGCTACTTTATCAATAAAGAATAAATTCCCAGAAGATTTATATATCCAGTTTAAACAATTCAAAGATGCATTCTTTTTGATCTTTTTAGAAATAGCAAAAAATAGTATTAAGCCAACATATTATGCCGAAGAAGAACTTGCTTTGGATACTATAACTTCTCAGGAAGAGCTTCAATCTGCAAATTATTCGGATTATTCTGTTAGCCACGAGTTCAATAATGGATAAAATAATAGGAATTTATTTTTGTGAAACGGCCATAGTTGATTCTCGAACTAATCAACTTTCGCTAATTAGTATCTTCGAAGAATTAGCACTCCCTGCTTTGCCAGCTGTATTGGCAAAGATTAGTTTAGTGATAATCTTAGAAAATGGTAATCCGCACGTTAGTGATTCAGAGGATACACCAATAACTATTGAAATATATAACAATGACAAGAAGCTTTATGAGCAGCATTCGCGAATTAAATATTTAGGTAAGACCTACGCTAGATTAATTATGCAATTAAATGGTCTCCCAATTCGTGAGGTCGGTCAGCTGACAATTACCACAAAGACATCCTCTTCTACTGAAAAAAAAGAACTTCCAATCAAACTTCTTTCGTAAAATACGACTGCGTCTAACTATCGGTGCTTCCGCTACGCTTCGAGCTTGCTTTCGCAACTCTCGCTCGGGCTACGCCACATTTGCTTCTGTCACTTCGTTTGCATGAGCAAACTCGTGCCTTTGCAAACGTCGGAACACCTTGGTCGTTATACGAAAGTTTATGCAAATTATATGAGTATGGAAAAGAATAAAATTAAACTGATAAAAAACTCCGGCTTCATTTTAGAATATGCGATTTCCAAAACTATTAATGAACTTGGGTATTCAATTGCAGCAGAGTATCAGTATGAACGAGACGATGAGACCGGAACTACTAAGAAGTTCTCAGGCGATTTAATCTGTAGGAAAGAAATAAATGGTCACAATATTACTTTGCTTATAGAGTGTAAGCAAACGGACGAATCGATTGATTGGCTATTTCTTCCATCGCTACAAATGAAGCAGCATCTTAATGTCATTCCTTTTGTACATACTTTTAAATCCGACCCATTCAAAGCAGAACCTAAAATGGAGGACAAGGATGTAACTAGTTTATTTGGCAATTCTGTATATAAAGGAATAGAAATACGACATTCAGACAAAACAGATTTTTTAATCCAAAAAGCAATTGCTCAAGTTAGTTATCCAATCTTTAATGAACTTCATCTCTCGTTGTT is a window encoding:
- a CDS encoding DUF6941 family protein; this translates as MDKIIGIYFCETAIVDSRTNQLSLISIFEELALPALPAVLAKISLVIILENGNPHVSDSEDTPITIEIYNNDKKLYEQHSRIKYLGKTYARLIMQLNGLPIREVGQLTITTKTSSSTEKKELPIKLLS